A region of Longimicrobium sp. DNA encodes the following proteins:
- a CDS encoding PhoH family protein, protein MADQNNTVQHRIPADGADPLALSGVNDATLLELGKAANLRVVLRDDHLLLSGDLQDVERAVPVAQHMVEMARNGVPFGVDDVSRYLDASRSENGVRRLADAAGRVTVPGPKKTVSPKSEGQAKYLEAIENNDVVIGIGPAGTGKTYLAVAMAVDALYKKRVKRIILARPAVEAGENLGFLPGDLQEKIDPYLRPLYDALEDMIPPDRLRRAMESRSIEIAPLAYMRGRTLQDAFVILDEAQNATRAQMKMFLTRLGMNSKAVITGDKTQVDLPRREDSGLVEVESVLKGIEGIAFSYLSGSDVIRHRLVKDIIRAYDAARGEVSDADEKRG, encoded by the coding sequence ATGGCTGATCAGAACAATACGGTGCAGCACCGGATTCCGGCGGACGGGGCCGACCCGCTCGCGCTGAGCGGCGTGAACGACGCCACGCTGCTGGAGCTGGGCAAGGCGGCCAACCTGCGCGTGGTGCTGCGCGACGACCACCTGCTGCTTTCGGGCGACCTGCAGGACGTGGAGCGCGCGGTTCCCGTGGCGCAGCACATGGTGGAGATGGCTCGCAACGGCGTGCCCTTCGGCGTGGACGACGTGTCGCGCTACCTGGACGCGTCGCGCTCCGAGAACGGCGTGCGGCGCCTGGCCGACGCGGCGGGGCGAGTGACGGTGCCGGGGCCCAAGAAGACGGTGAGCCCCAAGAGCGAGGGCCAGGCCAAGTACCTGGAGGCCATCGAGAACAACGACGTGGTCATCGGCATCGGGCCGGCGGGCACGGGCAAGACGTACCTGGCCGTGGCCATGGCCGTCGACGCGCTGTACAAGAAGCGGGTGAAGCGCATCATCCTGGCGCGGCCCGCGGTGGAGGCGGGCGAAAACCTGGGCTTCCTGCCGGGCGACCTGCAGGAAAAGATCGACCCCTACCTGCGCCCGCTGTACGACGCGCTGGAGGACATGATCCCGCCCGACCGGCTGCGGCGGGCGATGGAAAGCCGGTCCATCGAGATCGCGCCGCTGGCGTACATGCGCGGCCGCACCCTGCAGGACGCGTTCGTGATCCTGGACGAGGCGCAGAACGCCACGCGCGCGCAGATGAAGATGTTCCTCACCCGCCTGGGGATGAACAGCAAGGCGGTGATTACCGGCGACAAGACGCAGGTGGACCTGCCCCGCCGCGAGGATTCCGGCCTGGTGGAGGTGGAGTCGGTGCTCAAGGGGATCGAGGGGATCGCCTTCTCATACCTGAGCGGCTCCGACGTGATCCGCCACCGCCTGGTGAAGGACATCATCCGCGCGTACGACGCGGCGCGTGGCGAAGTCTCGGACGCGGACGAGAAGCGGGGATGA
- a CDS encoding HDIG domain-containing metalloprotein, with translation MKPSGERPFPERRAAQREPVAPAPPAGMAAVLHHGLRAGVLLAVAVAVHALFPAAQTADVPVLERGVVARDEVIAQVPFSVPKSPDELLRERDEAARGVPPVFDYRPGAADSVVAGVRGFFAAVEQALASAPAGGAPQAVRGVLDRARIPTTLGALEVLADPARRTQLQAATEQAARELLPRGVASSPPGAEGISAVRVRGLAGGERLVPSDSVYTADQFYRAAQARLPAEAGVDAAELQRLLLVRWFRPSLAENTSLTGAARARASAAVDSVRERILAGQRIVGAREQIGEREVQRLRAYQEALQAHPGEAAGSHALPRVIGAVLFNALLLLIVGALLRIVRPAIYADDRAVIFLGLLVLAVAGIASPIGRFDLPPELIPIPFATLVAAVLWGGRLALVLALVLALLLGGQQPFVGMVVPFEAAVAGAAAAFGLRMAQRRFQAWGLIAVIALAYAAAVLAVGLLRARGAEEIGWGIVWGAVNGIGSTLLAMGFLPVAEWFTRVTTNQTLMELADPKHPLLQRLSLEAPGTYAHTISVANLAEAVCNAIGANALLARVGVYYHDVGKITKPLYFIENQPRGRNPHDRLKPAMSAAVVRSHVVEGLRLAAEYRLPQAVRDFIAQHHGTQPISFFMEQARKADPEARLNPAEFSYGGPRPQTRETAVVMIADSVESAARVLHDPTPERIRELVNRIVDGKIAAGQLDECPLTLREITIAREVLAKVLSGMYHQRLDYPTGVAGGGAAPEPNGARARAEQPNAVAHG, from the coding sequence ATGAAGCCCTCCGGGGAGCGCCCCTTCCCCGAACGCCGCGCCGCGCAGCGCGAGCCCGTGGCCCCGGCGCCCCCGGCCGGGATGGCCGCGGTGCTTCACCACGGCCTGCGTGCGGGTGTGCTTCTGGCGGTGGCGGTCGCCGTGCACGCGCTCTTCCCCGCCGCGCAGACGGCGGACGTCCCCGTGCTGGAACGCGGCGTGGTGGCGCGCGACGAGGTGATCGCGCAGGTGCCGTTCTCCGTCCCCAAGTCGCCCGACGAGCTGCTGCGCGAGCGCGACGAGGCGGCGCGCGGGGTGCCTCCCGTGTTCGACTACCGGCCGGGCGCGGCGGACAGCGTTGTCGCCGGGGTCCGCGGGTTCTTCGCCGCGGTGGAGCAGGCGCTGGCCTCGGCGCCCGCCGGGGGCGCACCGCAGGCGGTGCGCGGCGTGCTGGACCGGGCCCGCATCCCCACCACCCTCGGCGCGCTGGAGGTGCTGGCGGACCCGGCGCGCCGCACCCAATTGCAGGCGGCGACGGAGCAGGCCGCGCGCGAGCTGCTTCCCCGCGGCGTGGCGTCGTCGCCGCCCGGGGCGGAGGGGATCTCGGCGGTGCGGGTGAGGGGGCTGGCCGGGGGCGAGCGACTGGTGCCCTCCGACTCGGTGTACACGGCCGACCAGTTCTACCGCGCGGCCCAGGCGCGCCTGCCCGCGGAGGCGGGAGTGGACGCTGCGGAGCTGCAGCGCCTGCTCTTGGTGCGCTGGTTCCGCCCCAGCCTGGCCGAGAACACCTCGTTGACGGGCGCGGCGCGCGCCCGCGCTTCGGCGGCCGTGGACTCGGTGCGCGAGCGCATCCTGGCCGGGCAGCGCATCGTCGGCGCGCGCGAGCAGATCGGCGAGCGCGAGGTGCAGCGGCTGCGCGCCTACCAGGAGGCGCTGCAGGCCCATCCGGGCGAGGCGGCCGGCAGCCACGCCCTGCCGCGGGTGATCGGGGCGGTGCTCTTCAACGCGCTGCTGCTGCTGATCGTCGGCGCGCTCCTCCGCATCGTGCGGCCGGCGATCTACGCCGACGACCGCGCGGTGATCTTTCTGGGGCTGCTGGTGCTGGCCGTGGCGGGAATCGCATCCCCCATCGGCCGGTTCGACCTGCCCCCGGAGCTGATCCCCATCCCCTTCGCCACGCTGGTCGCGGCCGTCCTCTGGGGCGGGCGCCTGGCGCTGGTGCTGGCCCTGGTGCTGGCGCTGCTCCTGGGCGGGCAGCAGCCGTTCGTGGGGATGGTGGTGCCCTTCGAGGCGGCGGTGGCGGGTGCGGCGGCGGCGTTCGGGCTGCGGATGGCGCAGCGGCGCTTTCAGGCGTGGGGGCTGATCGCCGTCATCGCCCTGGCGTACGCGGCGGCGGTGCTGGCCGTGGGGCTGCTGCGGGCGCGCGGGGCCGAGGAGATCGGGTGGGGTATCGTATGGGGCGCGGTGAACGGCATCGGCAGCACGCTGCTGGCCATGGGCTTTCTTCCCGTCGCCGAGTGGTTCACCCGGGTGACCACCAACCAGACGCTGATGGAGCTGGCCGACCCCAAGCACCCGCTCCTGCAGCGGCTATCGCTGGAGGCGCCGGGGACGTACGCGCACACCATCTCCGTCGCCAACCTGGCGGAAGCGGTGTGCAACGCCATCGGCGCCAACGCCCTGCTGGCTCGTGTCGGCGTGTACTATCACGACGTGGGCAAGATCACCAAGCCGCTCTACTTCATCGAGAACCAGCCGCGCGGCCGCAACCCGCACGACCGGCTGAAGCCCGCCATGAGCGCCGCCGTCGTCCGCAGCCACGTCGTCGAGGGGCTGCGGCTGGCGGCGGAGTACCGGCTGCCGCAGGCGGTGCGCGACTTCATCGCCCAGCACCACGGCACGCAGCCCATCTCGTTCTTCATGGAGCAGGCGCGCAAGGCGGACCCCGAGGCGCGGCTGAACCCGGCCGAGTTCTCGTACGGGGGGCCCAGGCCGCAGACGCGCGAGACGGCCGTGGTGATGATCGCCGACTCGGTGGAATCCGCCGCGCGGGTGCTTCACGATCCCACGCCCGAGCGCATCCGCGAGCTGGTGAACCGCATCGTCGACGGGAAGATCGCCGCGGGGCAGCTGGACGAGTGCCCGCTTACGCTTCGCGAGATCACCATTGCCCGCGAAGTGCTCGCCAAGGTGCTGAGCGGAATGTATCATCAGCGCCTCGACTACCCCACGGGCGTGGCCGGCGGCGGGGCCGCGCCGGAACCGAACGGCGCCCGCGCGCGCGCCGAGCAGCCGAACGCGGTGGCGCATGGATGA
- the ybeY gene encoding rRNA maturation RNase YbeY — translation MDEIDVEVSVGEGLVPAADAERIEAAVRHVLRAEGVAEGEVSVALVGDDEITALNREWLDHDWATDVISFNLNGPGEPPLGDVYLGVEQAARQAAELGADPGEELLRLAVHGTLHVLGYEHPEGSDRADSEMFRRQEALLREFLSGGAGA, via the coding sequence ATGGATGAGATCGACGTCGAAGTGAGCGTGGGCGAGGGGCTGGTGCCCGCCGCGGACGCGGAGCGCATCGAGGCCGCCGTGCGCCACGTCCTCCGCGCCGAGGGCGTGGCGGAGGGCGAGGTTTCCGTCGCCCTCGTGGGCGACGACGAGATCACCGCGCTCAACCGGGAGTGGCTGGACCACGACTGGGCCACGGACGTGATCTCGTTCAACCTGAACGGCCCCGGCGAGCCGCCTCTGGGCGACGTGTACCTGGGCGTGGAGCAGGCGGCGCGGCAGGCGGCGGAGCTGGGGGCGGACCCCGGCGAGGAGCTGCTGCGGCTGGCCGTGCACGGCACCCTTCACGTCCTGGGGTACGAGCATCCGGAGGGCTCCGACCGCGCCGATTCGGAGATGTTCCGGCGCCAGGAGGCGCTGCTTCGCGAGTTCCTGTCCGGCGGCGCGGGCGCGTGA